The genomic stretch CTTCCACTCTGCCACCTTAGCTGGGGGAGTTATTGGTACGAGAGTTTGGAGAGTCCTGCTCATTTATTGTGTTCAAGAGTACACACACCGGCTGCCGGGGCAGGTGGTGGTGGCTGTGTTCGCAGTGCTGCTCTTCCATGGCATTAAAAAGCCCTTCCTCCTCGTCCCTGTGGGGGCGGCCGCTGCAGCTGTCACAGAAGTCCAGGGGCCCATCCAGAGCATCATCAATGAGCCCGTCGAACTCCTTGAGGTCGTCGTCGTGATGGCCCCGGTTGCATACGCAGACTTCGATGCCTGAGTCACCGGTGAAACGGCGCTGCCTGCCCGGCGTCTTGTCCTTCGCATCGGGAATGGCGCTGCTCTGCTCTAAGCTCTCAGAGCTGTAACCTTTCAGCAGTTCCTCCTTGCACTCCGTATCCTTATCAGGACCGGCCCTCTCCACTAGCTCAGCTCCCATGCTGGTACCTCCGGGCTCGACGCTTTGCATTTTGGCAACTGCTCGCTCAACCAGCACGGTGGTGGAGGGCTCGGGGTCCCTGAGGCCAGGGGACCCGGTGGTGTC from Grus americana isolate bGruAme1 chromosome 7, bGruAme1.mat, whole genome shotgun sequence encodes the following:
- the WBP1L gene encoding WW domain binding protein 1-like isoform X2 — its product is MPFLLGLRQDKETCMGVNNQSYICETGHCCGQSQCCNYYYELWWFWLVWTIIIILSCCCVCHHRRTKHRLQAQQRQHEINLIAYREAHNYSALPFYFRFLPNYLLPPYEEVVNRPPTPPPPYSALHQQCVPAGSSSTIPDTPRNLQPAQSSSAAPSGNNSSTDTTGSPGLRDPEPSTTVLVERAVAKMQSVEPGGTSMGAELVERAGPDKDTECKEELLKGYSSESLEQSSAIPDAKDKTPGRQRRFTGDSGIEVCVCNRGHHDDDLKEFDGLIDDALDGPLDFCDSCSGRPHRDEEEGLFNAMEEQHCEHSHHHLPRQPVCVLLNTINEQDSPNSRTNNSPS
- the WBP1L gene encoding WW domain binding protein 1-like isoform X3, with translation MDKETCMGVNNQSYICETGHCCGQSQCCNYYYELWWFWLVWTIIIILSCCCVCHHRRTKHRLQAQQRQHEINLIAYREAHNYSALPFYFRFLPNYLLPPYEEVVNRPPTPPPPYSALHQQCVPAGSSSTIPDTPRNLQPAQSSSAAPSGNNSSTDTTGSPGLRDPEPSTTVLVERAVAKMQSVEPGGTSMGAELVERAGPDKDTECKEELLKGYSSESLEQSSAIPDAKDKTPGRQRRFTGDSGIEVCVCNRGHHDDDLKEFDGLIDDALDGPLDFCDSCSGRPHRDEEEGLFNAMEEQHCEHSHHHLPRQPVCVLLNTINEQDSPNSRTNNSPS
- the WBP1L gene encoding WW domain binding protein 1-like isoform X1, with product MARRFRAAMALLLFQALPEGLPVSVEPAQDKETCMGVNNQSYICETGHCCGQSQCCNYYYELWWFWLVWTIIIILSCCCVCHHRRTKHRLQAQQRQHEINLIAYREAHNYSALPFYFRFLPNYLLPPYEEVVNRPPTPPPPYSALHQQCVPAGSSSTIPDTPRNLQPAQSSSAAPSGNNSSTDTTGSPGLRDPEPSTTVLVERAVAKMQSVEPGGTSMGAELVERAGPDKDTECKEELLKGYSSESLEQSSAIPDAKDKTPGRQRRFTGDSGIEVCVCNRGHHDDDLKEFDGLIDDALDGPLDFCDSCSGRPHRDEEEGLFNAMEEQHCEHSHHHLPRQPVCVLLNTINEQDSPNSRTNNSPS